A genomic region of Octopus sinensis linkage group LG2, ASM634580v1, whole genome shotgun sequence contains the following coding sequences:
- the LOC115227296 gene encoding mitochondrial cardiolipin hydrolase-like, whose amino-acid sequence MTTFVTTSFYLGVLTGTIFYLYLIKQVRNKRKSRKRSPGSKVLFFPDKQIACKSHFSDESGCTSFPCHYSHSPTSLSFLFQLLCSARKSIDICVYIISCHDLIDILIKLNAMGVAIRLITDGEYEDVNNSWIWKLRSQGIIVRTDKTQYLMHHKFVIIDNKIVCSGSFNWTSDAITVNHEHLTIIRDYAVVTKYSSEFAKLWNYFKYQSIPSVTNTPENSPSRRIRSKRR is encoded by the exons ATGACAACGTTCGTGACAACGTCTTTCTATTTGGGAGTTCTAACAGGGACGATATTTTACCTGTATTTAATAAAGCAGGTGAGAAACAAGCGGAAATCAAGGAAGAGATCGCCTGGCAGCAAAGTTCTATTTTTCCCCGATAAGCAAATTGCTTGCAAATCCCATTTTTCCGACGAGTCCGGGTGTACAAGCTTCCCCTGTCATTATTCGCATTCACCAACGAGTCTGAGTTTTCTCTTCCAGTTGTTGTGTTCAGCTCGGAAGTCGATCGATATCTGTGTCTACATCATCTCCTGCCACGATCTCATCGACATCCTCATCAAACTCAACGCGATGGGAGTCGCAATTAGGCTCATCACTGATGGAGAGTATGAAGATGTGAACAACTCGTGGATTTGGAAACTTCGTAGTCAAG GTATAATTGTCAGAACCGATAAAACACAGTACCTCATGCACCACAAATTTGTCATCATCGACAACAAAATCGTGTGTAGCGGCTCATTCAACTGGACTTCCGATGCAATCACAGTCAACCACGAACACTTGACCATCATCAGAGACTATGCTGTTGTCACAAAGTATTCCTCAGAATTTGCAAAATTGTGGAACTATTTTAAATACCAGTCCATTCCATCAGTGACTAACACACCTGAGAACTCACCAAGTAGAAGAATTAGATCCAAGAGAAGATGA